One segment of Rubripirellula amarantea DNA contains the following:
- a CDS encoding CPXCG motif-containing cysteine-rich protein, giving the protein MTIHDAIDTDGFEFGHQYRVYKMQDEATYICDSCGEEIVIPLDPVAGRSQSYVEDCPVCCNPSVIHVEWDEDEPRVWAEAEQDLN; this is encoded by the coding sequence ATGACGATACACGATGCAATAGATACAGACGGATTCGAATTCGGCCACCAGTATAGGGTTTACAAGATGCAAGACGAAGCGACCTACATTTGCGATAGTTGCGGCGAAGAAATTGTCATCCCGCTGGATCCAGTCGCTGGCCGTAGCCAATCCTACGTGGAAGATTGCCCCGTATGCTGCAATCCAAGCGTGATCCATGTCGAGTGGGACGAGGACGAACCTCGCGTTTGGGCCGAAGCGGAACAAGACCTCAACTAG